AACGTCCTCTCCGGCCAGCGTGCCACCGTCCTGGGGGACGAGCTCGAGCCCCTCGGTGTTCACGTCGGCTCGCGTCCCGTGGAAGCTGTAGAGGTGGTCCTCGCCGCCCGCGACGCGGAAGAAGTCGACCGCGTAGGAGTGTTCCTCGTCGACGGTGATCCAGGCGACGGCTCGCCGGTACTCGTCGGTCTCCTCGTAGACGTGCGGCGCCTCGACGTCGATCAGGTTCACGCGCTCGTCTTCGCCGTCGAAGTGACGCGGCAGGCCGACCCAGTGGTGTTGCTGGCCCGCCTTGTTCACGACGACGGTGTTGTGGCTGATCGTGTTGTCGGTGAAAAAGCGCCGCGGCGGGTGGTCGCCGGTCGACTCGGGATAGCCCAGGTCTCGAGCCAGCTCCATCTCGTTGGCCGCGAGCCCGACGTTCAGCGTGTCGCGGTGGCCGTGGACGGTGCCGCCGCCCTCGATGCCGTTGCGGCCGTAGTACATCCAGAGCTCGCGTTTGGTGTTCCCGAGGGTCGAGGCGCCGTCTCTGATCTCGCGATCCGTCGAGTCGAGTAACTCGAGGGTGTACAGCGCCATCCGGTAGCCGTTCGCGTCCTCGTTCCGACCCACGTTTTCGAAGCGGATCTCGGTCGTTCCCGCCGCCAGTTCGTGCGTGTACGTCAGGGTCTCGCGGCCGCTACCGTCGAACGCGAAGTCGACCGTGTCGACGTGCTCGTCGTCGATGTACACCTCGTAGATGCCGTAGGTGTCCGCGAACAGCACGTCGACGTCGAGGTCGTACTCGTCGCTCGCACCGACGTCGACCGCGAACGTCCACTGTTCGCCCGCCTCGTCCGCGTTGAGCTGGATCGCCTCCGGGAAGCTGTCGTCGACGTGTGTCGACGCCTCCTCGAACAGAGTCGAGAAGTCGTGGGTGACGCCGTAGGAGACGGTCAGGTAGTTCTCGCCGTCGCGCAGGGCGGCGAAGCCGTAGCCCGCGAGGTTGTCGCTTCCGAGGTCGAGCGGTCCTTCGGCGTCGATGATCGACTGGATCTCCTCGTCGAGCCCCTCGGGGTCGGCGTCGAAGATCGACCCCTGGATGCCGTCGGTGGAGTAGCCGTTCAGGAAGTGCCAGAACTGGGCGTAGTAGCTGTCGCCGGTAACGTGGTAGCCGTCCTCGATCCCCGTCTGGCTCACCTGGTAGGGCGGGCTCATATCGTAGGTGTGGGTGTCGCCGATCTCCGGGAACACCGTGTCGAGGAGCACGAGGTGGGAGTTGATTCCCAGCGCCTGCTGGAGCTTGGGGTGCTGGTAGAGGTCCGCGCCGTCGAAGCCGTCGTACCCCTGAAGCACCTCCGCGACTTGCCGGACCGAGGACATCTGGATGCGGTTGTACAGCTGTGCGGCCTCGTGCCAGTAGCCGTCGCGGTCACAGTCGTTGACGACCGGTACCAGCAGCTCGCCGCCGGTCGTGTTCCAGTTCTCCGGTTCCTCGTCCCAGACGTCGCCGTCGAAGATCTCGCCGCCGGGCTGGAACAGCCACTCGAGTGCTTCCCTGGTGTACCCCTCCTCGCGAACGTCGTCCTGAACGCGAGCCGAGACCGCGATCGTCGGGCGCTGGCCCCGGTCGGGGACGAGATCGGAGTTCTTGGCAGCGGGGAGCATCTCCATGATGAAGTTCTCCTCGATGTTCTCGCGAATCGCCTCGACGGAGTCCTTCGCCGGCAAACCGGGGTACTCGTCGACCCGGCCCTGCAGGAAGTCGAGCACTTCGTCGGCGACGTCCTCGTCGTCGAGGGCGGGGAAGAGCGCGTCGTACGCCTCGATCAGCGGCCGGACGAGGTTCGTCTCCCAGGAGCCGCCGATGACGCGCCCGGTCTGGCGGCCGCCGTGGTTGTTCCAGAAGCCGTCGAGCGACTGGGTGTACTCCGTGAGGTCCATCTCCGGGTAGACGTCCGCGATCCGATCGAGCATGACGAGCCCGGCGACGGCGTACTTCGAGTCGCCCGTCAGCAGGTAGGCGTCGGCGAGCGAGGGGACGAGGTCGTCGACGCCCCGCGGACGCCAGACGAACCAGTGGTTGTAGTAGGCGACGAAGTTCCAGCGGTTGCCCGCGCCGAGCCCGAGGTCGTTATTGTCGTCGTGCCAGCCCCAGCCGTCGTCGACGCCCCAGCCCTCGCCCATCTCGGGGTGCTCCTCGTTGACGAGCAGCGAGTCGTCGGCGAGGTCGGGGTCGAACATCCCGCGGTCGTCGAGGCCGCTCTCGCGGTAGGCCGCGAAGTCGTTCGTCGGGAAGACGAAGTTCCCGTCGCCGTGGGGGTTGTCGATCGCCGATTCGATCTTCCACGGCCTGTCCGTGCCGGGTTCGCTGTAACCGCCCAGCGCGTTTCGCTCCGAGGTCTCCCCGCCGCCGCGGGGGATCTTCTGGGAGGTGATCAGGCTCCAGAGACTCTCGAGGTCGGGGCCCCACCGATCGAGGTTCGATTCGGCAGTCGACACCGCGCTGTCCCGCTCGCTCGCCGCCCAGTCGTAGTTCTGGACGTTCTGGCGGGCGTTCTCGCGCATCTCGGTCGTGTAGAGCGTCGGCCGCGTCTTCAGGTGATAGGCGCCGTCGCCGCTCTCTTCGGCCGCGACGCTGCCGAAGCCGGTGAACATGCCGCCGACGATTCCTGCCCCGGTCGTCGCCAGCAACGTTCGCCGCGAGAATCCGCTTCTGTCGCGCGATTCGCCGGTATCGTACCCCGTTTCGTCTGACGGTCCGTTCGGTAGGCCCCGATGGCTATTGCCTGCCATGGTTTGCCATGGCGATGCCGGTAAATAACAGTTACTGTGTTTTTATATGTATTCGATATTTCAGAACAGTAGGACAGAAGTTCGACTCGCGGAACGTCTCCGAAAAACGACCGACTCTGGTACCCGGCAACGAAGCCACAACGCCACAAGAATATTATCGCCTCGCACGAGAGGGAGCGTATGGTCGATTCGCCAGCGGAAATGTCGGAGCTGTCGCTTTCGGAAAAGGTCGGACAGCTGCTCCACGTCGGGATCGGGCTCGGCCACCTCGAGACCGACGAGGGGTGGCCCGACGAGGAGTTTCGCACCGTCCTCGAGGAGCTCAAACCGGGCGGGGTCAGAGTGTACGGAAATCACGCGGTCACCCCGCACTTCATGGCCCAGTACACGAACCGGATCCAGGAGTGGGCGGCGGAGACCTCCCACGGGCATCCCGTGTTGATCTCCTGTGACGGCGAGTACGGCACCGTCGACATCACCAGACACGAAGCGCAGGCGTATCCGGCGCTCATGGGACGAACGGCGGCCGGCGATCGGACGCTCGCGACGGACGTCTCGAGCGCGGTCGCCCGCGACATGCTCGCGATCGGGTTGAACATGAACCACCAGCCGGTGGTCGACGTCAACACGAACCCGGACAACCCGGTCATCGGCGTCCGTTCGCCCGGCAGCGATCCCGAGACGGTCGCCGACTACGCCGGGGCGGCCCTCGAGGGGATCCACGCCGAGGAGCAGATCGCCGTCGCGAAGCACTTCCCCGGCCACGGCGACACGGAACTCGACTCCCACGAGGTGTTGCCCCACGTCCGGTACGACCGTGAAACGCTCGAGGAGATCCACCTGCCGCCGTTCGAGGCGATGATCGAGGCGGGCGTCGACTGCATCATGACCTCCCACATCGTCGTCGAGTGTCTGGACGACTCCCAGCCAGCGACGCTCTCGAGGCCGGTGCTCACCGGCCTCCTCCGGGAGGAACTCGGCTTCGACGGCGTCGTGATCACCGACGCGATGATGATGGACGCTATCGCGGACAACTACGGCGTCGGCGAAGCGGCCGTCCGGGCGGTCGACGCCGGCGTCGACCTGATTCTGACCGGCTTCGTCCCCGCAGCGGACCTCCGGGAGACGCGCGACGCCCTCCTCGAGGCCGTCGAGGAGGGGCGACTGTCCGAGGAGCGCATCGACCGATCCGTCGAGCGAATCCTCGCGCTCAAGGAGCGCTACGACCTCGCCGAACGGCGGTCGGTCGATCCCCTCGCCGCCCTCGAGACGATCGGCGGCGACGAGGGAGGCGCGCTCGCCGTCGAGGCCTACGAACGGTCGCTGACGCTGCTCGGAAACGACGACCTCCTGCCGCTGGCGCCCGATTCGAACGTCCTCCTGACGGGAATCCGGGGCGTCCACGCCCTCGAGCCCCACTTCGACGCCACCTTCGGCGACGTCGTGAGCTGTTCGCTCGCCCCGGACCACGCGCGCATGCTCGACGACGTGAAACCGGAGACCGAGCCGGATTCGATCGAGACGCAACTCGAGACGCTTCGGTCGCTCGCGGGAGCCGTCGACGTCGCCGTCGTCACCACGTACTCCCGAGAGGAGTTCTCCGAGGACCAGCGTCGGCTCGTCGACGGTCTCGCGGCCGACCTGCCGGTCGTCGTCGTCTCGCTCGGCCTCCCGAACGAGTACGAACGGCTCCCGGCGGACGTCGCGTACCTCGCGACGTACCTGCAGGATCGCCTCGGAATGCCGGCGCCGGTTCCCGACGCGGCCGCCGCCGCGATCGTCTCGACGCTCGAGCGAGACGTCGACGCCGTCGAGTCGCTCCCGATCGAGTGAGTCGGCGCAGACGGCAGTTATAAGGACGTTCCGAAACTGGATACCGGTATCATGCCCCCTTCCGACGACGATCCGTCCGCTCGAGCGGGTTCGGCGCCCGATCCCGAGACCGCCGCGTCGGTTCCCGCGGACGTCGCCGATCTCGTCGACCGACTGCTGTACGGAGACGAGCGAGAGCGACGGGACGCGCTCGAGTCGTTCGACGAACTCACAGCCGAGCGCGAGTCCGGGGCGGCGGCCGTCGCGGACCACCTCGAGACCATGCTCGTCGCCGAGGACGCGGAAACGCGCCGTCGGGCGACGCTCGTCGTCGACTCGCTCGTCGACCGCCAGCCCGACGCGTTCGCCCGTCTCCGCCCCGAACTCGCGGCGATCGGCTCCGACATCGCCGATCCGGCTCGCGAGCGGGCCGTGCTCGCGCTGTCGAAGCTCGCACTCGAGCGACCCGACCTCGGAGCGCCCGCGACCGAAACCCTGGTTGCGATGTGTCACTCGCGGATCGGCTTCGACGACGAACCGGCGGACGGAATCGCGGGGCCGCCGGGAGCCGGACCGCCGGTCGAGCGGGTCCGCGAAAGCCCGGAGCGCGAGCGGCGCGATGCGGTTCGAATCCACGCCGCCGGCGCCCTCACGCGCATCGCCGCCGAGCGCCCCGACGCCGTCGTCGATCACGTCCCGCGAGTCGGCGCGCTCCTCGAGTACGAGGACGAGAACCACCTCGTCCGCAGCGGCGCGTGCGAGGTGCTCGAGTCGATGGCCAGATCGAATCCCGACTCCGCCGAACCGTTCGCGCCGGCGCTGGCCTCGCTCGTCGCGACGAGCGTCGAGCGCACGGTCGTCTGGCGGGCGGCCGACGCGCTCGAGGCGCTCGCCGAGGGCGCCCCCGAAGCGGTCGGCGAGGCGGTCGCGTCGCTGGCCGCGGAGTTCGGCTCGCGCCTCGAGTCGACCCACCCCGGACTCAGGGGCGCCAGCGCGGGACTGCTCGCCTACGCCGCCGAGGTCGACCCGTCGACCGTCGAGCCGTTCGTCCCCCGGTTTCGGGACCTCCTCGCGGACGAGCAGCCGCCGGTGCGGGCGAACGCGGCGCTCACACTGGGGCTTGTCGACGCGGTCGAGGCCCGCGAGGAACTGGACGACCTCGCGACGAACGACCCCGACGAGGACGTTCGAACGCTCGCCCGCAGCGCGGTCGACCGCCTCGAGGCGGCCGAGGCCGACGACGCCGACTGACTCGAGACTGCCGTGTTCGCGTTCCTGACCGCGAACACGGCGCCTCCTCGTCGCCGTCCGAACGCGACCTACCGGCAGGTAGTGCCGATGCAATCACGTATTTACGGTCCGGTCGGCGAACAGATACGATACATGGTAATTACTGACAAGCACGGCGGTAGTAACGCGACGGAGACGGCGCTGACGCGGCGCAAGATGCTCGCGGCGAGTTCGGCGCTGCTCGCGGCCGGTGCGGCCGGCTGTCTCAGCGGCGGCGAGGACGACGACGGCGAGGACGGCGCCAACGGCGGCGGCGAGGCGGAAACGATCACGACGTGGACCTCGACCATCCCCGGCGAGATGAACCTCAACAGCATGGCGTCGGGGTTCCCGTGGGACGAGGAGTGGATCTTCTTCGAGCAGATCACCACGTTCTACGCCGACGGCGAGGTCGAACACGAACTCGTCGAAGACTGGGAGTACGACAACGACGACCGCACGCTCACCGTGGAGTTCGCCGACGGCTGGTACTGGTGGAACGGCGACCAGGTCACCGCCGAGGACATCTACTGGACCGACATGGTCAGCCACCACAGCAATCCGGAGATCAGCCAGTGGGAGGACCTCGAGCTGGTCGACGAGATGACCATCGTCCGCACCTTCAAGGAAGAACAGAACCCGATCCACATCGACTCGATGGTCAGCGGCGCCTTCGGAGAGACGGTTCGCGGCCACCGCGACTGGTACGAGCCGTGGGCCGAGCGACTCGCGGAGGCGAGCGACCAGGAAGAGCGCGCCGAACTCCAGGACGAACTCGCCGAGGAGATGCCGATTCACCTCTCGACGGCCGTCGAGGAGGGGCTCGGGAACGGCCCGTACGCGATCACCGAGTTCGACGAGCAGTCGATCCGCCTCGAGTTGAACGACGACCACCCCTACGCCGACGAGATGGACATTCCCCGCCTCGAGATCATCCTCGCCGCGGACGACGCGCTCGCCCAGCGCATCCTCGGCGGCGACATCGACTTCGGGAGCGGGCTCCTCGAGACGCACATCGGCGACGCGGAGCGACCCGACCACCTCGATGACGTCGTCCGGTACGACGACACGTACATGCGGAACGTCAAATTCTACGAGCAGGGGCCGGGCGAGGCGCACATGCGCACCCTGGAGGTCCGACGTGCGATCGCGCACGTCCTCGATAATCCCGATATTTCGGAGAACTACGCCACGCCGAGTACGCCGCGGGAAGCACAGACCGGCATGACCGCCGCCGTCACCGAGACGTTCTTCGACGACGAGTTTATCGACGACTTCATCGACTACCCGTACCAGGCCGACGAGGACGGTGCGATCGACCTGATGGAGTCCGCGGGCTACGAACTCGACGGCGACGACTGGGTCGACGAAGACGGCGACCGGGTCGAACTCGAGATGGTGATCCCCGACCGGCACACGAACATCGCGCGAACGGTCGTCGATCAGCTCAACGAGTTCGGATTCACAGTGGATCTGAACGTCCTCGAGGGAGCGACGTACAACGATCGGCGCTCGGACGTGATCGACTGGGATCTCACCGTCGGCGAGCACGGCGGGATGATCGCCCACCCGTGGTACTACTTTCGGCTCGAACACCAGCACTCGAACGACTTCGGCGAGATCGACGTCGCGATGGACGCCATCGAGGAAGGCGAGACGCGCACGCCGTACAACGGACGCCAGACGGTCGTCGACCTCCCCACCGAGGTCGGCCAGGAAGATCCCAGCGGCTCGACCGAGGAGGTCAATCTCGTCGAACTCTACAACGAGTGGTGGATCACCCAGACCGACGAACGAAACCAGGAGATCGCCGAGACGTTCGCGTGGTGGTTCAACTACTACGTCCCGATGGTCGACCTCGTCGAACTCGAGACGGGGTCGTTCGGAAACACGCGGGACTTCCAGTTCGACACGGAAACGAACGACTGGCAGACCTACCGGGGCGACTACCGCGCGCTACGTCGCGGCCGGATTACCGCCGGCACCGACTGAACCGCCGCCGACCGAAAGCGCACTGCCAGCAGGGGTATCTACACCCTCGGAACGTAGTTTTTGGAAATCACCGATAGATTTACTACCTGTTGGTGGGAGATGGTGTCTGTATGTCAGACAGTCACAAGAAGGGGAGTGAATCGCGAGGCGACTCGAGTCCGTCGAGCGACGCGAGCGGCCCCGCCCGCCGCGACTTCATGAAAGGAACGGCGGCAGCGTTCGCGGTTGCAGGAACCGGCCTCGTACCGATGCAAGCGGCCGCGAGCGAGGACGGCGGCTGGGAGGCAGAGACGATCCGCGCCGACGACGGGATCGTCGCCGCGTCCCAGCCGGTCGCGGCGGAGGTCGGCGCGGAGGTGCTCGATGCGGGCGGGAACGCGTTCGACGCCGCTGCGGCGGTTCAGCTTGCGCTGACGGTCGTCGACCCGTACGGTTCGGGCCTCGGCGGCAGCGGGATGATGGTCGGCTACTCCGCCGCCGACGAGCGGACCTACACCCTGAACAGCCAGGTCCGCGCGCCGATCGACGCCTCGGTCGATATCAGGTACGACGAGGACGGCAACCTCAAACCATCCAACGACCGCCGCTTCGGCGGTATCGCGGTCGGAACCCCGGGTACCCTCAGGGGTCTCGACGTGATGGTGAAGAACTGGGGAACGATGGATCTCTCGGAACTGGCGGGCCGCCCCGCCGAGATCGCCGAAGACGGGTTCGAGGTCGACGAACGACTCGCGAGCGTCGTCGCGGGGGTCGCCTGGCGGTTCAACGACGCCGCCGAGGAGATCTGGGGGACCGACGGCGATCCCGTACAGGCGGGAGAAACCGTCGTCCAGGAGGATCTCGGGAGGACGCTCCGTCTAATCGAGGACGACGGGATCAGACCGTTCTACCGCGGCGAGATCGCCGAGGCGATCGTCGAAACCGTTCGCGACGCCGGCGGCGTGATGCGGATGGCCGACCTCCAGTCGTACCGACCGACGCTCGACAGACCGACGCAGATACGATACGACAACCCCCACCCCACGATCGCGAACAACGAACCGATCGACGTCGTCTCCGCGCCGGCGCCGATCGAGGGCGGCTACATCGTTCCGGGGATGCTGAAACTCCTCGACGAACTCGACGTCTCCGACGTCGACTCGCTGTCGGCCGAACGGTTCAACCTCACCTGGCAGGCTCGAGCGGCGATGGAAAATCCCGTGATCACGACCGCCGCCGATCCCGAGTTCGTCGACGTGCCGTCGTCGGGCATCCTCGACGACGACTTCCTCGACACCCGACGGGACCTGATGACCCCCGGCGAACGAAATCCGGACCTCCTGGACGAGGAGAGCGACCCGTGGGCCTACCAGGCAGGCGAGCCGTGGACGACCGACCCGCCGGTCGGGATCGACGACGAGGACGTCCCGGACGAACACGAACCACCGGAGCAGGACACGACGCACTTCACCGTCGCCGACGGCGACGGCAACGTCGTCTCGTTCACCGGCACGCTCTCCTCCGGTTTCGGCACCGGAGCGATCGTTCCGGAGTACGGCTTCTTCCTCAATAACTCGGTGGCCCAGCTCGCGAACAGCGGCCCGACCCAGATCGGACCGCTCCGTCGGTACACCACCACCGTCGCACCGACGCTCGTGCTCCGGGGCGGGAAGCCGTTGTTCACCTGCGGCTCTCCAGGTGGGATCGTCATCTCCCAGGCCGTCGCGGACGTGCTGGTAAACGTCCTCGAGTACGGCATGACCCTCAAGGAGGCGGTCGAACACCCGCGGATGTACGTCTTCACCGGTCAGTGGGAGCCGGGGACCCCCGAGGAGACGATCGACGGCCTCGAGGACCTCGGCTACGAGATGAACGCCTCGCCGGGCGGCGGCGTCGGCGACACGCAGATGATCGCCGTCGACCAGGAACGAGGTGAACTCGTCGGCGTCTACGACCCCAGACGCGGCGGCGGCGTCAGCGGCGTCGGCACCGATCGCAAGCGGGCGCCGCGGCGCTAACCGCGGACGAACCTTCCGAGCGCAACTGTTTTACCGTCCGAGTCACGTGCAGTTACCAGCCATGAAATTCGGGTTGTGTACGCTCTCGCGGACCGAGTCGCCGGTCGAATCCGTCGTCCGGACGGCGGGGGACGTCGGCTACGACGGCGTCGAAATCTGGGGCAAAGATCACGTGGACAGCGGCGACGAGGGCGTCTGCCGGTCGATCCGCGACGCAGCGCAGACTCACGACCTCGAGATCCCGGTGTACGGCTCCTACGCTCGAGCCGGCAGCGCCGAGTTCGGCGACGAGATTGCCGACGAGGTTGCGATCGCGGATCGGCTGGACGCGGACCTGATCCGCCTCTGGGCGGGGAGTCAGGAGTACGGCGATCACGACGACGCCCACTGGGAGGCGGTCGTCGAGGATCTGGAGACGGCCGCCGAGCTCGCCGCCGACCGCGGGCTCGCCGTCACCGTCGAGAAACACGCGAACACGCTGACGAACGACACCGAGGGCGCCGAGAGGCTGATCGAGGCCGTTTCTCACCCCGCCTGTCTGCTCAACTGGCAGCCCGTCTTCGGGATGCCCGCCGACGAGGTCGTCGCCGACGCCGAGCGGCTGGTCGGTCTGTCGAACAACGTCCACATCCAGGCCGTTCCCGATCCCGAGTCGAGCCCGAGCGACCGCTGCCTGCTCGAGGACGCCTACTTCGACGTCGAAGCGATCCTCGAGGTCTTCGCCGCGGACGGGTTCGACGGGTTCGTCAACGTCGAGTTCGTCACCGACGACGTGGCGTACGAGGAGGCGATCGAGGCGGATCTCGAGTACCTCCGCTCGCTGGCAGTCTGAAAGAGGGGAAACGAAGTCGCGGAGGTTACTCGTCGCGCGACCAGGTCTCTGCGACCGGGATCACCACGCCGTCGTTCTCGCCGACGATGTACTCGTAGCCGCCGTCCTCGAGTTCGTCGGGGTCGGTGAACGCCTTGATGAACGTCCGGTCGCCGACGTCGACGGTCACGCGGTTGCCGCCGGCGGACTCGATCGCCTCGACCGGGTAGGCGCCGTTGCGGGCGTGCGTGTCGGGCTGGTCGAACGGCTCGTCCACGTCGACGAAGACGAAGTCCGCCGTCACCGACGGCTCGTCGCCGATGGCCGCGGCGTCGTCGTGGTGGCCCTCGAGAGAGACCTCGAGTTCGTTCTCGTGGGCCATCTCGCGGGTGAAGTCGTTGATGGTTCCCGTGAACCGGCCGTAGGGACGCTGAATGAGGGGGCGCCCACCGACGGGCTGGAGCAGCCGGCCGTCCTGAACGTAGGCGAACTCGGGCTCGCCGCCCTCGACGGAGTACGCTCCGAGGAAGCCGCGGAAGCGGAACGTTTCGTCGACGGTGACGACGTCCTCCTCGCGGGAGTAGACCACGTAGTCGGTCCGTCCCGTCGCGAGGTCGACTTTGACCGCTCGCGCGTCAGCCGGCTCGCCGTTCTCGTCCACGACGTCGACCGTTTCGATCGCCTCGATGGCGCGGTCGCCCTCGTAGTGTTCGATCACGGACGTGAACGTACTCTCTACGTCCTCGCCCTGACGATGGATCATCGCGTACCGCAGCGATTCGGGCTGGCCGCCGTGTTGCGGCGGTTCCCCGTCGGCCAGCGCCACCTCGTCGAACTCGCCGAAGGTCGTCAGCCGCATGTGGACCTCCTCGGCGTTATCGTCGCGGTGGCCCCAGTGGTCCTCGACGTCCCAGTCGATCGCGACCTTCTCGTCGGGGTCGTCGCCGCGCTCGACGTTCGCGAGGTAGTTGAAGCCGCTGCCGACCTCGTGGTTGTACGGGTGGTCCTCACCGTGGCCCGGCATCGGAATATCCTCGCCCGCGTACGTTCCCTCCTCTTGAGAGGCGAGGTCGACGCCCTCGGCGGTCGCCTCGCCGACCTGGCCGTGGAAGCTGAAGTGGTGGTCGTCGCCGCCGAGCACGCGGAAGAAGTCCACCGCGTAGGAGTGTTCTTCGTCGACCTCTACCATCGCCAGCGTCCGCCGGTACTCCTCGGTCTGGGGGTAGACCTGCGGCGCTTCGACGTCGATCAGGTTCACCCGCTCGCTCGAGCCGTCGAAGTGATGCGGGTAGCCGACCCACTGGTCGCGCTGTTCTGACTCGTCGACGACCACGGTGTTGTGGCTCACCGTGTTCATCGTCCAGTAGTCGGCCTTCGGCCAGTCGCCGCCGGTCTGCTCGATGTAA
The sequence above is drawn from the Natrononativus amylolyticus genome and encodes:
- a CDS encoding heparinase II/III domain-containing protein — its product is MAGNSHRGLPNGPSDETGYDTGESRDRSGFSRRTLLATTGAGIVGGMFTGFGSVAAEESGDGAYHLKTRPTLYTTEMRENARQNVQNYDWAASERDSAVSTAESNLDRWGPDLESLWSLITSQKIPRGGGETSERNALGGYSEPGTDRPWKIESAIDNPHGDGNFVFPTNDFAAYRESGLDDRGMFDPDLADDSLLVNEEHPEMGEGWGVDDGWGWHDDNNDLGLGAGNRWNFVAYYNHWFVWRPRGVDDLVPSLADAYLLTGDSKYAVAGLVMLDRIADVYPEMDLTEYTQSLDGFWNNHGGRQTGRVIGGSWETNLVRPLIEAYDALFPALDDEDVADEVLDFLQGRVDEYPGLPAKDSVEAIRENIEENFIMEMLPAAKNSDLVPDRGQRPTIAVSARVQDDVREEGYTREALEWLFQPGGEIFDGDVWDEEPENWNTTGGELLVPVVNDCDRDGYWHEAAQLYNRIQMSSVRQVAEVLQGYDGFDGADLYQHPKLQQALGINSHLVLLDTVFPEIGDTHTYDMSPPYQVSQTGIEDGYHVTGDSYYAQFWHFLNGYSTDGIQGSIFDADPEGLDEEIQSIIDAEGPLDLGSDNLAGYGFAALRDGENYLTVSYGVTHDFSTLFEEASTHVDDSFPEAIQLNADEAGEQWTFAVDVGASDEYDLDVDVLFADTYGIYEVYIDDEHVDTVDFAFDGSGRETLTYTHELAAGTTEIRFENVGRNEDANGYRMALYTLELLDSTDREIRDGASTLGNTKRELWMYYGRNGIEGGGTVHGHRDTLNVGLAANEMELARDLGYPESTGDHPPRRFFTDNTISHNTVVVNKAGQQHHWVGLPRHFDGEDERVNLIDVEAPHVYEETDEYRRAVAWITVDEEHSYAVDFFRVAGGEDHLYSFHGTRADVNTEGLELVPQDGGTLAGEDVPYADEDYNDERIPGWGAAEGAGYNYFDNVSRDADPAEKVSIEWDVEDHFDLRDDNAEGVAMRLTSFGEFDEVAIADGYPPNSTDGATPEPSIPYAFLNRSGGDLESTFVSTIEHYEGDRVVDSVDVVPAVDEDGEPTNARAVRVELTTGRTDYVVCAFDDDTTVVVDDTFEFKGFFGLYSVENGEPEYAYVHDGTHLVVDGESLIQESTASVQAFVEDFTRDISLENELTMRVAGNRGELERHAGFVYVDNDDSNPWRGHPDPEEPPFGRSRRGRGNGAYPIEGLSSGRGNLVTVDVGDKTFTRDFEDPDQLEDGGYRYIIDEDDDVTIPLVSSWSAE
- a CDS encoding glycoside hydrolase family 3 protein; translated protein: MVDSPAEMSELSLSEKVGQLLHVGIGLGHLETDEGWPDEEFRTVLEELKPGGVRVYGNHAVTPHFMAQYTNRIQEWAAETSHGHPVLISCDGEYGTVDITRHEAQAYPALMGRTAAGDRTLATDVSSAVARDMLAIGLNMNHQPVVDVNTNPDNPVIGVRSPGSDPETVADYAGAALEGIHAEEQIAVAKHFPGHGDTELDSHEVLPHVRYDRETLEEIHLPPFEAMIEAGVDCIMTSHIVVECLDDSQPATLSRPVLTGLLREELGFDGVVITDAMMMDAIADNYGVGEAAVRAVDAGVDLILTGFVPAADLRETRDALLEAVEEGRLSEERIDRSVERILALKERYDLAERRSVDPLAALETIGGDEGGALAVEAYERSLTLLGNDDLLPLAPDSNVLLTGIRGVHALEPHFDATFGDVVSCSLAPDHARMLDDVKPETEPDSIETQLETLRSLAGAVDVAVVTTYSREEFSEDQRRLVDGLAADLPVVVVSLGLPNEYERLPADVAYLATYLQDRLGMPAPVPDAAAAAIVSTLERDVDAVESLPIE
- a CDS encoding HEAT repeat domain-containing protein, which translates into the protein MPPSDDDPSARAGSAPDPETAASVPADVADLVDRLLYGDERERRDALESFDELTAERESGAAAVADHLETMLVAEDAETRRRATLVVDSLVDRQPDAFARLRPELAAIGSDIADPARERAVLALSKLALERPDLGAPATETLVAMCHSRIGFDDEPADGIAGPPGAGPPVERVRESPERERRDAVRIHAAGALTRIAAERPDAVVDHVPRVGALLEYEDENHLVRSGACEVLESMARSNPDSAEPFAPALASLVATSVERTVVWRAADALEALAEGAPEAVGEAVASLAAEFGSRLESTHPGLRGASAGLLAYAAEVDPSTVEPFVPRFRDLLADEQPPVRANAALTLGLVDAVEAREELDDLATNDPDEDVRTLARSAVDRLEAAEADDAD
- a CDS encoding ABC transporter substrate-binding protein: MVITDKHGGSNATETALTRRKMLAASSALLAAGAAGCLSGGEDDDGEDGANGGGEAETITTWTSTIPGEMNLNSMASGFPWDEEWIFFEQITTFYADGEVEHELVEDWEYDNDDRTLTVEFADGWYWWNGDQVTAEDIYWTDMVSHHSNPEISQWEDLELVDEMTIVRTFKEEQNPIHIDSMVSGAFGETVRGHRDWYEPWAERLAEASDQEERAELQDELAEEMPIHLSTAVEEGLGNGPYAITEFDEQSIRLELNDDHPYADEMDIPRLEIILAADDALAQRILGGDIDFGSGLLETHIGDAERPDHLDDVVRYDDTYMRNVKFYEQGPGEAHMRTLEVRRAIAHVLDNPDISENYATPSTPREAQTGMTAAVTETFFDDEFIDDFIDYPYQADEDGAIDLMESAGYELDGDDWVDEDGDRVELEMVIPDRHTNIARTVVDQLNEFGFTVDLNVLEGATYNDRRSDVIDWDLTVGEHGGMIAHPWYYFRLEHQHSNDFGEIDVAMDAIEEGETRTPYNGRQTVVDLPTEVGQEDPSGSTEEVNLVELYNEWWITQTDERNQEIAETFAWWFNYYVPMVDLVELETGSFGNTRDFQFDTETNDWQTYRGDYRALRRGRITAGTD
- the ggt gene encoding gamma-glutamyltransferase, translating into MSDSHKKGSESRGDSSPSSDASGPARRDFMKGTAAAFAVAGTGLVPMQAAASEDGGWEAETIRADDGIVAASQPVAAEVGAEVLDAGGNAFDAAAAVQLALTVVDPYGSGLGGSGMMVGYSAADERTYTLNSQVRAPIDASVDIRYDEDGNLKPSNDRRFGGIAVGTPGTLRGLDVMVKNWGTMDLSELAGRPAEIAEDGFEVDERLASVVAGVAWRFNDAAEEIWGTDGDPVQAGETVVQEDLGRTLRLIEDDGIRPFYRGEIAEAIVETVRDAGGVMRMADLQSYRPTLDRPTQIRYDNPHPTIANNEPIDVVSAPAPIEGGYIVPGMLKLLDELDVSDVDSLSAERFNLTWQARAAMENPVITTAADPEFVDVPSSGILDDDFLDTRRDLMTPGERNPDLLDEESDPWAYQAGEPWTTDPPVGIDDEDVPDEHEPPEQDTTHFTVADGDGNVVSFTGTLSSGFGTGAIVPEYGFFLNNSVAQLANSGPTQIGPLRRYTTTVAPTLVLRGGKPLFTCGSPGGIVISQAVADVLVNVLEYGMTLKEAVEHPRMYVFTGQWEPGTPEETIDGLEDLGYEMNASPGGGVGDTQMIAVDQERGELVGVYDPRRGGGVSGVGTDRKRAPRR